Genomic window (Arcobacter aquimarinus):
GAGAGAAAAATAAAGATGTCGACATTAAGAAAAGTGTCAAAAGTAGAGAAAATTGTATTTCCAATAGTTGTTTTATGTTTAACATTATTAATTTTACCAGATGCTGCACCATTGATTGGAGCATTTTGTTTTGGAAATTTTGCAAAAGAATCAGGAGTTATTGATAGACTTTCTGATACAATGCAAAATGCATTAATTAATATTGTAACAATCTTCTTAGGATTAGGTGTTGGTTCAAAATTAGCATCAGAGCAGTTCTTAGTAGCAGAGACAATGGGAATTATGGCAATAGGTCTTTTAGCATTTGCAGCAGGAACAGCTATGGGTGTTATAATGGCTAAATTAATGAATTTAGTTAGTTCAAAAGATAATCAGATAAATCCTTTAATTGGAGCAGCTGGGGTATCAGCTGTACCAATGGCAGCGAGGGTTGTAAGTAAAGAAGGTCAACTTTATGATAAATCGAATGTATTATTAATGCATGCGATGGGTCCTAATGTTGCTGGTGTTATTGGTTCAGCAGTCGCTGCTGGTGTTCTTTTATCGATATTTAAATAAATAAAATTAACAAGTAGGAAAGTTAAATTATGTCTGAAATTAAAGACTCATTAGGTTTAGAAAACGTTGGAATTGTAAGAAGAAATTGTGATGTGGATACATTAATTCAATTTGCAGTAGAAAAAGAAGGTGCTAAGATATCTTCTACGGGTGCATTAATGATTGATACAGGTATATTTACTGGAAGAAGTCCAAAAGATAAATTTTTTGTTAATCAAGACCCATCTAACAAATATATTGCTTGGGGTGATATAAATCATAAAGTTTCTAAAGAAGTTTATGAAGATTTGTTAAAAAACTCAAAAAAACAACTTAGTAATAAAGATATTTTTGTAACAGATGTATACTGTGGAGCATCTCTTGACTCAAGAAAATCTGTAAGATTTATTACAGAAATTGCATGGCAAGCGCATTTTATTCGAAATATGTTTATAGTTCCTCAAACGCAAGAAGAATTAGACAATTTTAAACCTGATTTTACTATTTACAATGCTTGTAAAACAGTTGATATGGCTTATGTTAGTCATGGTTTACATTCAGAAGTTTATGTAATATTTAATGTAGAAGAAAATACAGCTATTATTGGTGGAACATGGTATGCCGGTGAAATGAAAAAAGGTGTATTCTCTATGATGAATTATTGGCTTCCACTAGAAGAAAAATTACCAATGCATTGTTCTGCAAATATTGGTAAAGATGGTGATACAGCTTTATTCTTTGGATTATCAGGTACTGGAAAAACAACATTATCAACAGATCCAAATAGAGCCTTAATTGGTGATGATGAGCATGGTTGGGATGATGAAGGGATTTTCAATTTTGAAGGTGGTTGTTATGCTAAGGTAATTAACTTAGATAAGGATAGTGAACCAGAAATTTTCAATGCTATTAAAAAAGGTGCAATATTAGAAAATGTTGTGGCAGATGAAAATGGAGTAGTTGATTATACTGATGGTTCAAAAACTGAAAATACAAGAGTATCTTATCCTCTTGATCATATTCCAAATCATACTCCCGATATGAGAGGAAATCATCCAACAAATATTATTTTCTTATGTGCAGATGCTTTTGGAGTTTTACCTCCAGTTGCAAAACTTGATAAACAGCAAGCAATGTATTATTTCCTAAGTGGATATACAGCAAAAGTTGCTGGAACTGAAAGAGGAATTACTGAACCAATTGCAACTTTTTCATCTTGTTTTGGAGAAGCATTTCTACCACTAAATCCTACTGTATATGCTGAATTATTGGGAAGAAAGATAGATAAACATAATGTTAATGTTTATTTAGTAAATACTGGATGGACAGGTGGTCCTTATGGTATCGGTAAAAGAATGAGTATAAAAAATAC
Coding sequences:
- the pckA gene encoding phosphoenolpyruvate carboxykinase (ATP) codes for the protein MSEIKDSLGLENVGIVRRNCDVDTLIQFAVEKEGAKISSTGALMIDTGIFTGRSPKDKFFVNQDPSNKYIAWGDINHKVSKEVYEDLLKNSKKQLSNKDIFVTDVYCGASLDSRKSVRFITEIAWQAHFIRNMFIVPQTQEELDNFKPDFTIYNACKTVDMAYVSHGLHSEVYVIFNVEENTAIIGGTWYAGEMKKGVFSMMNYWLPLEEKLPMHCSANIGKDGDTALFFGLSGTGKTTLSTDPNRALIGDDEHGWDDEGIFNFEGGCYAKVINLDKDSEPEIFNAIKKGAILENVVADENGVVDYTDGSKTENTRVSYPLDHIPNHTPDMRGNHPTNIIFLCADAFGVLPPVAKLDKQQAMYYFLSGYTAKVAGTERGITEPIATFSSCFGEAFLPLNPTVYAELLGRKIDKHNVNVYLVNTGWTGGPYGIGKRMSIKNTRACINAILDGSINNSEFEVLPVFNLVIPKTLKGVDTEVLNPRNTWQDKVAYDETKKKLATMYIQNFKKYLTLESEYDFTAAGPSL